The nucleotide sequence CAAATAGTGCCTTGTATGACCACAAGGACCTCAGAAGCACCAGGATGAGTGTGAAGAGGGATGACACCACCACCGGCTAAGTCAAGACGAGCCATAGAGATACCAAGACCATTGATACCTGCGAAAGCTGGCGCAAAAGCTGGAGTAACTGCGGCTTTAATGATGTTCGAAGTGTTTCCAGCTTTGCCGAGGCCTGAAAATACGAAGTCATTTTCGTTGACCTGGTCAGGGTTCTTGCAAGAGTACCCTGATGGGCTTTGAGGACCCTTTGGATCAGCTACACAAAAGTCTTGAACAGAGGCAAAAGCGATGGATGAAAAgagggagatgatgaagaaaacatggattatcatcttcattttttcttgaaatgttTTAGATAAGAGAGCTCTTCTTGAA is from Camelina sativa cultivar DH55 chromosome 20, Cs, whole genome shotgun sequence and encodes:
- the LOC104772410 gene encoding germin-like protein subfamily 3 member 3, whose product is MKMIIHVFFIISLFSSIAFASVQDFCVADPKGPQSPSGYSCKNPDQVNENDFVFSGLGKAGNTSNIIKAAVTPAFAPAFAGINGLGISMARLDLAGGGVIPLHTHPGASEVLVVIQGTICAGFISSANKVYLKTLNRGDTMVFPQGLLHFQLNSGKGPALAFVAFGSPSPXRARKTQGLQDF